The following DNA comes from Haloarchaeobius salinus.
CGGTCATCGGTCGGAAGTTGCTGTTAGAACAGTTCCTGCACTCGACCGGATTTTGGGTATGTATCGTTCCGCAACGTTTACATTTCCAGTTCATGGTTCGTCAATCCAGTGCCGGCGGTAGGATAGACCCTCGTCTGTTCTTACTGGAGATTCGATATGCGTAATCCAACCCACTGTGCCGTACCTTCATCTCTCAGATAGAACACGTGGTCCGGATGTAATAATCCCGATGGCTCCGGCGTGCAGGAAATCTCTCTTTTCTCCAGTATCAGAACCGGCTATCCGTACGTTCGGGTAGGTGATAGCTGCCCCGTGATACGGCGATGAATACGGGATGGGGTGAAGATGGACCTGACCGCGTAATCAAGCAGTCGTCGACTCCTCTTCCTCGCCGTCGTCGGCCCGCTCCCGGCTCACGACCCAGATGCCGAGCGCCATCAGCGCGCCGCCGACGGCGAAGCCCGGGCCGAGCGTCTCGCCGAGCAGGGCCGCGCCGAGGGCCGCGCCGACGACCGGCTGGGCGAAGAAGAACACCGAGATGGTGCCCGCGGGCACGTACTCGAGGCCCTTGTACCAGAGGTACCAGGCGGCCGCGGTCGCGAGGACGCCGAGGTAGAGCACGGCGAGCACCGAGGTGCCGTCCGTCGGGAGCGACGAGACGCCGCCCGGCGTCCGGGCGAGTTCGACCGCCGACAGCGCGCCGAGCATCGGGACGGACGCGACGGTCGCGTACGTCGCGGCCGTCAGCGCGGAGTAGCGGCGGACGACGCGGACGCCCTGGACCGTGTACGCCGCCCAGGTGACGCTCGCGGCGAGCAGGAGCACGACGCCGAGCAGGCTGCCGGCCCCGACCGCGGCGAGGTCGTACTGCCCGGCGACGACCGCGACGGTGCCCGCGAGCGCGAGGGCGATGCCGGCGGCCTTCGTCGGCGTGACGCGCTCCCCGAGGACGACGGCACCCAGGAAGACCGTCGCAATCGGCGTCAGCACGGTCAGCAGCGACGCCTCGCTCGCGGTGGTCAGCTCGGTGCCGACGAACTGCGTCGCGTTGGTGAGGGTGACCCACGCGCCGAGCGCCACGAACGTCGGCCAGTCGCCGCGGTCTATCGTCGGCCGGCCGCCTCCCAGCCCGAGCACCCCGAAGAGGACGGCCGCCCCGACGGCGACCCGCAGGAAGCCGAGCGTGAGCGGCGGAATAGCGCCGAAGCTCCACTTGCTCACGACGTACATCCCGCCCCACAGCGCGGCCGCTGCGAGCGGGGCGAGCGCGAAGACGTAGCGTCTGATGTCGGTCACTTGTTGGGATGGAGAGGATGGGATGACGGAAGGTTGCTGCGATTCGGGACCGGGCTACGCGCCGAGGTAGAGCTTCGAGACCTCCTCGTTGTCGAGCAGGTCCTCGGCGGCGTCCTCGAACCGGACGGTGCCCTGGTCGAGCACGTAGCCGCGGTCGGAGATGCCCAGGCCCTTCTTGGCGTTCTGTTCGACCATGAGGATGGCCGTGTCGAGCTCGTTCACGGCCTGCACGTGCCCGAACACCTCGTCGGCGGTGTTCGGGGCGAGCCCGGCGGACGGCTCGTCGATGAGGAGCACGTCGGGCTCCATCACGAGTGCGCGGGCGAACGCGAGCACCTGGCGCTGGCCGCCCGAGAGCGTCCGGGCCTTCGACTTCCGGCGCTCGTCGAGCAGCGGGAACTGGTCGTACAGCTCGCCGATGACCCGGTCGAGGCCGCTCTCGCGGGCGACGCCGCCCATGCGGAGGTTCTCGTCGATGGTCAGCGACCCGAACACGTTGTCCGTCTGCGGGACGTAGCCGATGCCCGCGCGGACGATGTCCTCCGGGGCCATGCCGCCGATCTCGTCGCCGTGGTAGGTCACCGACCCGGTCCACGGCGTCAGCAGGCCGAAGGCGGTCTTCAGCACCGTCGACTTGCCGGCCCCGTTCGGGCCGATGAGGCAGACGATCTCGTTCTCGTCCAGGTGCAGCGAGAGGTCGGTGAGCACCTGCACCTCGCCGTAGCCGCTGTCGACGTCGGCGAGTTCGAGGACCGTCGCGTCGCCGTTCATGTGTCACCTCCGAGGTAGGCGTCGATGACGCGCTCGTCGGACTGTACCGCCTCGGGCGGTCCCTCCATCAGCACGTTCCCCTGGTTCAGCACGACGATGGGGTCGGCCAGCTCCATGACGAACTCCATGTCGTGCTCGATGATACAGAACGTGGTTCCCTGCTCGTTGAGCCGGCGGATCTGCTCGGCGAGGTCGTTCCGGAGCGTCGGGTTGACGCCGGCGACAGGCTCGTCGAGCAGCAGTATCTCGGGGTCGGCGAGCATCGCCCGGGCGAGCTCGACCAGCTTCATCTGCCCGCCAGAGATGTCGGTCGCGGGCTGGGTCGCGAGGTGGTCGATCTCGAACTCCTCTAAGATGCGCTGGGCCTCCTCGAGGTTGGCCGACTCGGCCGCGGCGACGCCCTCGGGGTCGGTGAACAGCTTCACGAACGACTCGCCGGGCTGCTCGCGCGGACCGACCAGCATCGCCTCGCGGACGGTCATCCCCTCGAGCTTGCGCGGGGTCTGGAACGTCCGGATGAGGCCGGCATCGGCGACCTCGTACGGCTCCCGTCCCGTCACGTCGATGCCGTTGACCTCGACGCGACCGCCGTCGGGCTCGTAGAAGCCCGAGATGAGGTTGAAGATGGTCGACTTGCCGGCCCCGTTCGGGCCGATGACCCCGGTGATGGTGCCGCGTTCGACCTCGAAGGTCGCGTGGTCGGTCGCGACGAGACCGCCGAACGCCTTCTGCAGGTCTTCGACGCGGAGGACGACGTCCTCCTTCTCCATGTCGGCACCCTCGTGGCGCTCGCGCATGGACGTGGCACCCTCACTCATCGGCACCACCCCGTGCCTCGCGGACGCCGACGTCCGGGCCCTCGGGCACCTCGTCGACGGTCCCCGGCCAGATGAGCTCGCGCTGCGGTGGCAGCAGGCCCTCCGGTCGGAAGCGCATCAGGATGACGATGATGACCCCGATGAGCAGCAGCCGCATCGGGCCGCCGAACCCCGTGAGCGAGAGGACGACCTCGGTCGCGCCCAGGTCGAACGAGAGGGTGACCTGGTTGAGGAAGCGCGTCCCCTCGCGGATGGCGACGACGACGAAGCCGCCGAACAGCGCGCCGCGGTTCGAGCCGCTGCCGCCGAGGATGACCGCGACCCAGACGTAGAACGTCGTGATGGGGTCCAGGTCGCCCGGGCTCACGTACAGGTTCAGGTGCGCGTAGAACACGCCGGCCAGCGCCATCACGAGGCTGCCCAGCACGAACGACTGCATCTTGAACGAGTACGTGTTCTTGCCGAGCGCACGCGCGAGGTCCTCGTCGGCGCGGATGGTCCGCAGCACGCGTCCCCACGGCGAGCGGTGGACCCGCCGGAGCGCCGTGTAGCTGATACCGAGGAACACGAACACGAGCGCGACGTTCAGCAGCGCCCGCCAGAACGGCGTCCCGAGGACGATCTCCTGCCCGAACGTGAAGCCGATGCCGAACACCGGCTCCGCGATGGTGATGGAGCCGCCCGGAACGAAGTCGATGACCGTCTCCGGCATCGACTGGGGGAACGTCGCGAGCACCGGCCAGCCCGCGAAGAAGCTCGGGATGCCGCGGACGCCCGCGCTGCCGTTCGTCCAGTTCTGCTGGTTCAACACGATGAGCCTGACGACCTCCGCCAGCCCCAGCGAGGCGATGGCGAGGTAGTCCGCGCGCAGGCGCAGCGTGGGGATGCCGATGGCCAGCGCGATGACGGTCGCGACGACGATGGCGATGACGAGCCCCACGACCGGGTTCAGCACGACGCTCGGGACCCCGATGTCGAGCAGGGACTGTCGGATGGGCGACGAACTCGCGCTGATCAGCACGGTCCCGTACGCACCGACGCCGAAGAACGCGGCGACGCTGAAGTTGATGAGCCCGGTGAACCCCCACTGGGAGTTCAGGCCGAGCGACAGCAGCGCGTACATGCTCCCGAGGCCGATGAGGAACAGGAAGTACGAGGGGTTCAGTGCGCCGGTCAACAGGCCGAACACGAGGAACAGCGCGAAGCCGACGATGAACAGCGTGACGCCCTGCTCCGCACGGGTCATGTCGGCGAACTCGTCGGTGGGGTTGGCGAGCCAGCTCATGTCAGGTCGCCTCCCCCATGATGCCGTTGGGTCTGACCAGCAGGACCGCGACCATGATGACGAACACCACCGCCTCGGCGTACTGGATGCCGATGGGGATGGCGAAGTCCTCCGTGATGAACGGGATGTACTCGACGAACGGGATGAGTGTCCCGATCTCGCCGAGGACGGGCATGAGCTCGTGGATCATCCCGATGAGGAACCCGCCGAGCATCGCCCCGTACACCGAGCCGATGCCGCCGAGGATGACCGCCGCGAAGATGAGCAGCAGCAGCGAGAAGCCCATCCGCGGGGAGAGCTGGTTGTAGAGGCCGAGGAAGACGCCCCCGGCACCCGCCAGCCCGGCCCCGATGACCCACGTCCAGAGCTTCACCCGGGCGGTCCGGATGCCGCTGACGCGGGCGAGCTCGGGGTTGTCCGCCATCGCGCGCATCTTCCGCCCGAGGTCGGTGTACTGCAGCAGGACGTGCAGCCCGGTGACGAGGACGGCCGCCGAGAGCACGATGGCCACGTCGTGCTCGGTGATGCGGATGCCGTACGGGATGAGCCACTCGATGGGCCGGAGCGTCTGCACGTCGTACCGGGTGAAGTCGGCCCCGAAGCGGAGCTGGAGGATCGCCCGGTAGATGAACGCGATACCGATGGAGGTGATGAGCATCCCGATGGAGCTCACGTCCATCGGCTTGTAGACGACCCGCTCCGTGACGACGGCGACGAGTGCCGCGACGGCGATGCCGGCGAGCAGGGCCACGAAGAAGCCGAACGGGAGCCCGAGCACCGCGCCGCCGAGGCTCCCGACGGCACCGAACGTGATGAGCGCGGTGTAGGCCCCGATCGTCATCGTGTCGCCGTGGGCGAAGTTCGCGAAGTCCGCGATGCTGTACACCAGCGAGAGGCCGATGCTCCCGAGCACGATGATGCTGCTGAATATCAGACCGTTCGCGAGATATTCCAGAAGGGGCATCGGTGGCTTAGCCTTCGATGAAGCCGATGCCGACGTAGTCGTGGTTCTGGACCTCGAGGATCTGCAGGAACCCCTTCGGGTCACCGTTCTCGTCGAAGTCGATGGGGCCACTGACGCCTTGGTAGTCGACGTCGCTCGGACCGCCGCC
Coding sequences within:
- a CDS encoding DMT family transporter yields the protein MTDIRRYVFALAPLAAAALWGGMYVVSKWSFGAIPPLTLGFLRVAVGAAVLFGVLGLGGGRPTIDRGDWPTFVALGAWVTLTNATQFVGTELTTASEASLLTVLTPIATVFLGAVVLGERVTPTKAAGIALALAGTVAVVAGQYDLAAVGAGSLLGVVLLLAASVTWAAYTVQGVRVVRRYSALTAATYATVASVPMLGALSAVELARTPGGVSSLPTDGTSVLAVLYLGVLATAAAWYLWYKGLEYVPAGTISVFFFAQPVVGAALGAALLGETLGPGFAVGGALMALGIWVVSRERADDGEEEESTTA
- a CDS encoding ABC transporter ATP-binding protein, with translation MNGDATVLELADVDSGYGEVQVLTDLSLHLDENEIVCLIGPNGAGKSTVLKTAFGLLTPWTGSVTYHGDEIGGMAPEDIVRAGIGYVPQTDNVFGSLTIDENLRMGGVARESGLDRVIGELYDQFPLLDERRKSKARTLSGGQRQVLAFARALVMEPDVLLIDEPSAGLAPNTADEVFGHVQAVNELDTAILMVEQNAKKGLGISDRGYVLDQGTVRFEDAAEDLLDNEEVSKLYLGA
- a CDS encoding ABC transporter ATP-binding protein, which encodes MSEGATSMRERHEGADMEKEDVVLRVEDLQKAFGGLVATDHATFEVERGTITGVIGPNGAGKSTIFNLISGFYEPDGGRVEVNGIDVTGREPYEVADAGLIRTFQTPRKLEGMTVREAMLVGPREQPGESFVKLFTDPEGVAAAESANLEEAQRILEEFEIDHLATQPATDISGGQMKLVELARAMLADPEILLLDEPVAGVNPTLRNDLAEQIRRLNEQGTTFCIIEHDMEFVMELADPIVVLNQGNVLMEGPPEAVQSDERVIDAYLGGDT
- a CDS encoding branched-chain amino acid ABC transporter permease, which encodes MSWLANPTDEFADMTRAEQGVTLFIVGFALFLVFGLLTGALNPSYFLFLIGLGSMYALLSLGLNSQWGFTGLINFSVAAFFGVGAYGTVLISASSSPIRQSLLDIGVPSVVLNPVVGLVIAIVVATVIALAIGIPTLRLRADYLAIASLGLAEVVRLIVLNQQNWTNGSAGVRGIPSFFAGWPVLATFPQSMPETVIDFVPGGSITIAEPVFGIGFTFGQEIVLGTPFWRALLNVALVFVFLGISYTALRRVHRSPWGRVLRTIRADEDLARALGKNTYSFKMQSFVLGSLVMALAGVFYAHLNLYVSPGDLDPITTFYVWVAVILGGSGSNRGALFGGFVVVAIREGTRFLNQVTLSFDLGATEVVLSLTGFGGPMRLLLIGVIIVILMRFRPEGLLPPQRELIWPGTVDEVPEGPDVGVREARGGADE
- a CDS encoding branched-chain amino acid ABC transporter permease — protein: MPLLEYLANGLIFSSIIVLGSIGLSLVYSIADFANFAHGDTMTIGAYTALITFGAVGSLGGAVLGLPFGFFVALLAGIAVAALVAVVTERVVYKPMDVSSIGMLITSIGIAFIYRAILQLRFGADFTRYDVQTLRPIEWLIPYGIRITEHDVAIVLSAAVLVTGLHVLLQYTDLGRKMRAMADNPELARVSGIRTARVKLWTWVIGAGLAGAGGVFLGLYNQLSPRMGFSLLLLIFAAVILGGIGSVYGAMLGGFLIGMIHELMPVLGEIGTLIPFVEYIPFITEDFAIPIGIQYAEAVVFVIMVAVLLVRPNGIMGEAT